A part of Gossypium hirsutum isolate 1008001.06 chromosome A07, Gossypium_hirsutum_v2.1, whole genome shotgun sequence genomic DNA contains:
- the LOC107960018 gene encoding serine/threonine-protein phosphatase PP1 — protein sequence MGSASIDPVLLDDIICRLLEFKQARPGKQVQLMEGEIRQLCTVAREIFLQQPNLLELEAPIKICGDIHGQYADLLRLFEYGGFPPKANYLFLGDYVDRGKQSLETICLLLAYKIKYPENFFLLRGNHECASINRIYGFYDECKRRFNVRLWKTFTDCFNCLPVAALIDDKILCMHGGLSPDLTNLDQIRSITRPTDVPDSGLLCDLLWSDPGRDIKGWGMNDRGVSFTYGPDRVSDFLMKNDMDLVCRAHQVVEDGYEFFADRQLVTIFSAPNYCGEFDNAGAMMSVDESLMCSFQILKPADKRSRFI from the exons ATGGGATCTGCTTCGATTGACCCTGTTCTTTTGGATGATATAATATGTCGTTTATTGGAGTTTAAGCAAGCGAGGCCCGGGAAGCAAGTGCAGCTAATGGAAGGAGAGATCCGTCAGCTTTGCACCGTTGCAAGAGAAATCTTTCTTCAACAGCCTAATCTTCTTGAACTTGAAGCTCCCATCAAGATCTGTG gGGACATTCATGGGCAGTATGCTGATCTTCTGCGGCTTTTTGAATATGGGGGTTTTCCTCCCAAAGCTAATTATTTATTCCTTGGGGACTATGTTGATCGTGGCAAGCAGAGTCTAGAAACAATATGCCTTTTGCTAGCCTATAAGATTAAATATCCTGAGAACTTCTTTCTTTTGAGAGGGAATCATGAATGTGCTTCTATTAATCGGATTTATGGATTTTATGATGAATGCAAACGAAGGTTCAATGTGAGACTTTGGAAAACCTTTACTGATTGTTTTAACTGTCTTCCAGTGGCTGCTCTAATAGATGACAAAATATTGTGCATGCATGGTGGCCTTTCTCCTGATCTAACAAATTTGGATCAAATTAGGAGTATAACCCGACCAACTGATGTTCCCGATTCTGGTTTGCTTTGTGATTTACTTTGGTCAGATCCTGGTAGGGATATCAAAGGCTGGGGCATGAATGATCGAGGAGTCTCATTCACCTATGGCCCAGATAGAGTCTCTGACTTCTTAATGAAAAATGACATGGACCTTGTTTGCCGTGCCCATCAG GTTGTTGAAGATGGATATGAATTTTTCGCTGACAGACAGCTTGTTACTATATTTTCTGCTCCCAACTATTGTGGTGAATTTGACAATGCTGGTGCAATGATGAGTGTCGATGAAAGCCTAATGTGTTCATTCCAAATTCTTAAGCCTGCAGATAAAAGGTCCAGGTTCATTTGA